The genomic stretch GTGAGTATATGTTATCCAAATTGACAACATTACCTTTTGTCTCTGTGCTACAATTATCTTTTTcaatcattttttatttatttatccaTGTATTGATTGACCTCTCTAGTTTACGGGTTTTTTCACCCTTCTTAAACTGGTGAAACATGTGGCCTTCAAAGACAAGACCTGGTTTCAAGTGGCTTCACTAAATGTATTCTTTATATGGACCGTCAGCTAATCTCTAGGTATTCCGTAGTTGGTGTTAGATGGTTCTATGAGTAATCAATGATTCATGTTGTAGTAGGACACACATATTTGAGTGAAGGCTATTGTAATTTCAAAGAATCCTAGATTTCCTTGACCTGTGGTCCTGGGGTGGGGGACAGATAATTTGTTATGGATTATGGTCCCTGCTATTTGATTCATCAATCACCCTCTATAATAAGGTAGGTAAGCTGGTGATTTGATCATTTTCCTATTATCTATATATTGTTGTTTCAGTTACTTTTGAGCGGTAATGAACAAGCCTAATCAGatacaaacatgaaatgtattctcaCCAACAAACATGTGTGTGCATGTTTAAGTCAAATATTTTAGCCTTGATTTATGCTGCCTGGTTATGGTAATTGATAAATATATGAATTGGGATTTATCTGCTGTTGTAGTTTAGATCCTTTCCTGGCTCATAACTGTTCTTGCGCTGTATCTTTTCACTTTATTGTTATTGTAATGTTATGGTAGTCAATATAGTTTTGCGCAAGCTGGCCCGGACCACGATTATCAAAAAGTTATGGTAGTCAATATGGTTATGGATAATTAATTAGCTCCCCTTTCAGTTAGCCCCTATTATTAGTTCAACCATCACACATAAAGTCATAGTGGAATACAATCTAAAATTAAATTACTCTAGCTTTTGGATGTCcgcttgtttcttttattttttcccaACCTTTTAGAGATTTTGTTGGTATCTGCTCATCTCGTCTTACACTTGTTAAATGTGCTTTTACATATGTTGCAGTTGGAGATTTGAACCACTTGATTTCTGCTACAATGAGTGGGGTCACTTGCTGCCTCAGGTTCCCGGGTCAATTGAACTCTGATCTTCGGAAGCTTGCTGTTAACCTGATCCCCTTCCCTCGTTTACACTTCTTCATGGTTGGGTTTGCTCCTCTCACTTCTCGTGGTTCACAGCAATACCGTGCACTAACAGTCCCGGAGCTGACTCAGCAAATGTGGGATGCCAAGAACATGATGTGTGCTGCTGATCCACGTCATGGTCGTTACCTCACTGCCTCAGCCatgttcaggggtaaaatgagCACTAAGGAAGTCGATGAGCAGATGATTAATGTTCAGAACAAGAACTCTTCTTACTTTGTTGAATGGATTCCAAACAATGTAAAATCCAGTGTCTGCGACATCCCACCCAGAGGTCTCTCAATGGCATCCACCTTCATTGGAAACTCAACTTCCATTCAGGAAATGTTTAGGAGGGTGAGCGAGCAGTTTACTGCTATGTTCAGGAGAAAGGCTTTCTTGCATTGGTACACAGGGGAAGGAATGGACGAAATGGAGTTCACAGAAGCTGAAAGCAACATGAACGACCTTGTGTCTGAGTATCAGCAATATCAGGATGCCACTGCTGATGACGAAGGTGAATACGAGGAGGAGGAAGAGTACGATCATGAAGGCAACTGAAGAAAGGCATTTTATTATATGTGGTGTAATATGTTTCTGATCTCCCAGAGATATGAGCAGTTTTTTTCTTGTATGTTGCATCTTTGCGTACACTTTGCTGTGAAGTCCAGCTAGTTTTGGGCTTATGTAGTTTATAAGGAGTGAATGCTGGAGAGTGATAAGCGTTGGTTTCGAGTTGTAATACTGCTATCTGTTTCTGCTTACATATTtgttatctttttctttttgtggttAATATTCTCCATTATGCATTTACAAGGTTAGTACCTTTCAGCCATTCTTGGGTTGTGATTAGTTTATTTCTATCTTTCCATTCATGTCTTTTCGATCTAGAATTTCTCAAATCGTTATTTTGGATGTCTTGTCAACTAGGTGGCTTatgttatttatatattttagttACTAATATTGGTAGAAGTTGCATTATTGAGGGTCAGGCGTTCTCAGTCCCCTTGCCAGGTGAGGTGCTAACATGTTTTTGGTGCTTATTAACTGCATTGCGTGCTTCACCATGTCCTTGAAGATAAGATTCCATGTGCAGTCAGCTATATTTATGTTTCATGTAGAGCCATATTGTGCTGCTCCTACCTTACTTTGTTCACATTGTCATTGTCATAGCTATTGTAATGTTTCAGCCATATTTGTGCTCTTCCCACCTTTTTGCACATTGGTTGTCATTGTAATAGCAAAACTAGTGGAACCCAACCATTTTGTCTCCTCACAGTCAAATAATTTGTTTTGTGGGAGCAACAAAGGTTGCCACAATAACCCGATATTTGTGTTAGTGGGAGACAACTAGCAATTGAACAATCGAATGAGCATAAGTTGGTCCGAACACTATTATTATAAAAACAATATTTGTTTTGCGGAGGTGTAGGTTGGTGAGGTGAAGGGACTCTAGTTTAGGTCTCTACTCCCTCGGTTTCATTTTAACAGATTTTTTGGTCTTTTTTTTGTGGTtcacaatatttgatttttttagaTATCAAGAAGGGATTAACTTTTTTTTTCTAAAGTTGCCGTTGGAGTAAAGAGCCTAGGACTGTTTGTTATATTTCCAATGAACAAATTaaagttaatatggtcaattctattaataattaattaatgctaaaaatTGGATTCCTTAATAtatatgaaaataataaaaaaattaattaaaatgaacCCGGGAGTAGTAATTATAGACATGCTCAGCTATGTTACAGCTTGATGCTGTGTGTCTTTGTCAATCATGCCTTTGGTAAAGACACCTAACCACTTAGTTATTTTAAAACAGTAAGTCATTTAAGTTTCAGAATTCAATTGTTTTACTACCTGGCTACGACTGTTTTagctttttatcatttttgaatgGTCAAACAAAATGTCCACCTGATTTTTTTGTCAGATTCTACGAGAGACAAATAGTTGGGACAATATTCCTTCAGACTGGGAAGATTCCATTTA from Nicotiana sylvestris chromosome 12, ASM39365v2, whole genome shotgun sequence encodes the following:
- the LOC104220410 gene encoding tubulin beta-1 chain codes for the protein MREILHIQGGQCGNQIGSKFWEVVCDEHGIDPTGRYVGTSDLQLERVNVYYNEASCGRFVPRAVLMDLEPGTMDSVRTGPYGQIFRPDNFVFGQSGAGNNWAKGHYTEGAELIDSVLDVVRKEAENCDCLQGFQVCHSLGGGTGSGMGTLLISKIREEYPDRMMLTFSVFPSPKVSDTVVEPYNATLSVHQLVENADECMVLDNEALYDICFRTLKLTTPSFGDLNHLISATMSGVTCCLRFPGQLNSDLRKLAVNLIPFPRLHFFMVGFAPLTSRGSQQYRALTVPELTQQMWDAKNMMCAADPRHGRYLTASAMFRGKMSTKEVDEQMINVQNKNSSYFVEWIPNNVKSSVCDIPPRGLSMASTFIGNSTSIQEMFRRVSEQFTAMFRRKAFLHWYTGEGMDEMEFTEAESNMNDLVSEYQQYQDATADDEGEYEEEEEYDHEGN